A portion of the Candidatus Binataceae bacterium genome contains these proteins:
- a CDS encoding twin-arginine translocase TatA/TatE family subunit, whose product MDIFAPSHLLILLVIILIIFGPSKLGDVGGALGKAIKDFKRAMNEPDAQTPQAQKSAEAKPPTEANPAKPA is encoded by the coding sequence ATGGACATTTTCGCTCCATCCCATCTGCTGATTCTGCTGGTCATCATTCTGATTATTTTCGGGCCGAGCAAACTCGGCGACGTGGGCGGCGCGCTGGGCAAGGCGATCAAGGACTTCAAACGCGCGATGAACGAACCCGACGCGCAGACGCCGCAGGCGCAGAAGAGCGCCGAGGCCAAGCCCCCCACTGAGGCCAACCCGGCTAAGCCCGCGTAG
- a CDS encoding class I SAM-dependent rRNA methyltransferase, with the protein MAAGRVILRRGREGPVRGGNPWIFSQAIERVEPAAIEPGARVWVSDADGATIGHGYYNPSTTIAVRMLALDDEPGPDEIVRWRLERAGALRKRVIGPDTDCYRMVNGDGDGLSGVVVDRYGDIAVVQLLTAGAELMRREIVAELGRMLGPRAIIERSQGAVRRQEGLADHVGVLAGERIEEIVVRENGVRLEVDLAHGQKTGYFLDQRENRTRFAALVRDGARVLDLCCYAGGFTLAALAACAKSALAPGAMVAVDTSARALGWARRNVELNAHPADGVRFVLGEAGEFLRHNTERFDLIALDPPPLARSRADAARAAHLYLELNALALGALAPGGFMMTFSCSSHFRGEDFLRAVRMAETRAGRRMRLLERLGPGPDHPVLLGHAEGEYLTGFLLHALN; encoded by the coding sequence ATGGCCGCCGGGCGGGTGATTCTCAGGCGCGGGCGCGAAGGCCCGGTGCGCGGCGGAAATCCGTGGATCTTCTCTCAGGCGATCGAGCGCGTCGAGCCGGCCGCGATCGAGCCCGGCGCGCGGGTCTGGGTCAGCGACGCCGACGGTGCAACGATCGGCCACGGCTACTACAATCCGTCCACGACGATCGCGGTGCGCATGCTCGCGTTGGACGACGAACCCGGCCCCGATGAAATCGTGCGATGGCGGCTTGAGCGCGCAGGCGCGCTGCGCAAGCGCGTGATCGGCCCGGACACCGACTGCTACCGCATGGTCAACGGCGACGGCGACGGACTTTCGGGCGTGGTCGTCGATCGCTATGGCGACATCGCCGTCGTCCAGTTGCTGACCGCGGGCGCCGAACTGATGCGCCGCGAGATTGTCGCCGAGCTTGGCCGGATGCTCGGCCCGCGCGCGATCATCGAGCGCAGCCAAGGCGCCGTGCGCAGGCAGGAAGGGCTCGCCGATCATGTCGGCGTTCTGGCCGGCGAGCGGATCGAGGAAATCGTCGTGCGCGAGAATGGCGTGCGGCTTGAGGTTGACCTCGCGCATGGCCAGAAAACCGGCTACTTTCTCGACCAGCGCGAAAACCGCACGCGCTTCGCCGCGCTGGTGCGCGACGGCGCGCGTGTGCTCGACCTCTGCTGCTACGCGGGCGGCTTCACGCTCGCCGCGCTGGCCGCCTGCGCAAAGTCCGCGCTCGCGCCGGGCGCGATGGTCGCGGTGGATACGTCGGCGCGGGCGCTTGGGTGGGCGCGGCGCAATGTGGAACTGAACGCCCATCCGGCCGACGGCGTGCGCTTCGTCCTCGGCGAGGCCGGCGAGTTCCTCAGGCACAACACGGAGCGCTTCGACCTGATCGCGCTCGACCCGCCGCCGCTCGCGCGCAGCCGCGCCGACGCCGCCCGCGCCGCCCATCTTTACCTCGAATTGAACGCGCTCGCGCTCGGCGCGCTCGCGCCGGGCGGCTTCATGATGACGTTCAGCTGCTCGTCGCACTTTCGCGGCGAGGATTTCCTGCGCGCGGTGCGGATGGCCGAGACGCGCGCCGGGCGCCGGATGCGTTTGCTCGAGCGGCTCGGCCCCGGCCCCGACCATCCGGTGTTGCTCGGCCACGCCGAAGGCGAGTACCTCACGGGCTTCCTGCTCCACGCGCTCAACTAG
- the moaC gene encoding cyclic pyranopterin monophosphate synthase MoaC — MPRKPPTRKRSTRGAASTAAALTHLDRRGRMRMVDVGEKPVTRREAIARGAVRMHPETLEAIVGGRLKKGEALAAARLAGIMAAKRTHELIPLCHQIALEVVEVEFHPDHARSALQIQARAATAARTGVEMEALVAASAAALTIYDMAKAIDRAMTIDAIRLIRKSGGRSGVFERAGEPSWPAG; from the coding sequence ATGCCACGCAAGCCGCCCACTCGCAAGCGCTCAACGCGCGGCGCGGCCTCTACCGCCGCCGCGCTTACCCATCTCGACCGCCGCGGCCGCATGCGCATGGTCGACGTGGGAGAGAAGCCGGTCACGCGGCGCGAGGCGATCGCGCGCGGCGCGGTGCGGATGCACCCCGAGACGCTGGAGGCGATCGTCGGCGGCCGGCTCAAGAAGGGCGAGGCGCTCGCCGCCGCGCGCCTGGCCGGAATCATGGCGGCCAAGCGCACGCACGAGCTGATTCCGCTTTGCCATCAGATTGCGCTCGAAGTGGTCGAGGTCGAGTTTCATCCCGACCACGCGCGCTCCGCACTCCAGATTCAGGCGCGCGCGGCCACCGCCGCGCGCACCGGTGTCGAGATGGAAGCGCTGGTCGCCGCCAGCGCTGCCGCGCTCACCATCTACGACATGGCCAAGGCTATCGACCGCGCGATGACGATCGACGCGATTCGCCTGATCCGCAAGTCGGGCGGGCGCAGCGGAGTCTTCGAGCGGGCGGGCGAGCCGAGCTGGCCCGCCGGCTGA
- the trxB gene encoding thioredoxin-disulfide reductase: MADKTHRLVILGSGPAGLTAALYSARANLAPLLIEGAEPGGQLTITTEVENYPGFEHGIQGPELMNIFRRQAARFGTEFVMGEVTAADLGKRPFVLNVDGKSVRADALIVATGASAKLLGLESEKRLMGYGVSACATCDGAFFKGKEAVVVGGGDTAMEEATFLTRFCTKVTIIHRRSQLRASKIMQERAFKNPRIAFIWDSVVEEVFGEQKTGVSGVRLRNLKTGATSDFRTDALFVAIGHQPNTRVFAGQLDMDEAGYIKVRAGSTHTSVEGVFAAGDVADRVYRQAVTAAGTGCMAALDAERWLEAREAG; the protein is encoded by the coding sequence ATGGCAGACAAAACCCATCGCCTCGTAATTCTCGGCTCCGGCCCCGCCGGACTCACCGCGGCGCTCTACAGCGCGCGCGCCAATCTCGCGCCGCTGCTGATCGAGGGCGCCGAGCCCGGCGGCCAACTCACGATCACGACCGAGGTCGAGAACTACCCGGGCTTCGAGCACGGTATCCAGGGCCCGGAGCTGATGAACATCTTCCGGCGTCAGGCCGCGCGCTTTGGCACCGAGTTCGTGATGGGCGAGGTGACAGCCGCCGATCTCGGCAAGCGGCCGTTCGTGCTCAACGTGGACGGCAAGTCCGTCCGCGCTGACGCGCTCATCGTCGCCACCGGCGCCTCCGCCAAGCTTCTGGGACTGGAGTCGGAAAAGCGCCTGATGGGCTACGGGGTCAGCGCATGCGCGACCTGCGACGGCGCCTTCTTCAAGGGCAAGGAGGCGGTGGTGGTGGGCGGCGGCGACACCGCGATGGAGGAGGCGACGTTTCTGACCCGCTTCTGTACCAAGGTGACGATCATCCATCGGCGCAGCCAGCTTCGCGCCTCCAAGATCATGCAGGAGCGCGCGTTCAAAAACCCGCGCATCGCGTTCATCTGGGATTCGGTCGTCGAGGAGGTCTTCGGCGAGCAGAAGACCGGCGTCAGCGGAGTGCGCTTGCGCAACCTCAAGACCGGCGCGACGAGCGACTTCCGCACCGACGCGCTCTTCGTCGCGATCGGCCACCAGCCCAATACCCGGGTCTTCGCCGGCCAGCTCGACATGGATGAGGCCGGCTATATCAAGGTGCGTGCGGGCTCGACCCATACCAGCGTCGAGGGCGTCTTCGCCGCGGGCGATGTCGCCGACCGCGTCTATCGGCAGGCGGTGACTGCGGCGGGCACCGGATGCATGGCGGCGCTCGACGCCGAGCGCTGGCTGGAGGCGCGCGAGGCGGGCTGA
- a CDS encoding potassium channel protein, with amino-acid sequence MNPGRRFLAALAGIVVLTLGGTAGYMAIERMTPLDALYMTVITISTVGYHEVKPLDTSGRLFTMALIITGVGAAFYLFAAITQFVVEGQLREFLGRAAMKHRIDQLEGHIVICGYGRMGRVVAEEMAAAGLPMVVIERDAVREAELREAELLYVIGSALEDRVLEQAGVRRARAIAVATASDADNVYITLSARTMNPTIRILARGESEAGLQHLRMAGADVVISAYQWAGMRLAASILRPSVVDFLELSIPGRGAEIDLEEVRVAAGSTLIGQPISAVERSAPRLRIIALKRGNEPTALIPDPATRIAAGDFLVAIGDRETLRRLA; translated from the coding sequence ATGAACCCGGGGCGCAGGTTTCTCGCCGCGCTGGCGGGGATTGTCGTGCTCACGCTCGGCGGCACTGCCGGCTACATGGCGATCGAGCGCATGACGCCGCTCGATGCCCTCTACATGACCGTCATCACGATCTCCACCGTCGGCTATCACGAGGTGAAGCCGCTCGACACCAGCGGCCGGCTGTTCACGATGGCGCTCATCATTACCGGAGTCGGCGCCGCCTTCTACCTCTTTGCCGCGATTACCCAGTTCGTAGTCGAGGGCCAGCTGCGCGAGTTTCTCGGGAGGGCCGCGATGAAGCACAGGATCGATCAGCTCGAAGGCCACATCGTGATCTGCGGCTACGGACGGATGGGCCGGGTGGTGGCCGAGGAGATGGCGGCGGCGGGACTGCCGATGGTGGTGATCGAGCGCGACGCGGTGCGCGAGGCTGAGCTGCGCGAGGCCGAGCTCCTTTACGTCATCGGGTCGGCGCTCGAAGACCGCGTGCTTGAACAGGCGGGTGTGCGCCGCGCGCGCGCGATCGCGGTGGCCACCGCCTCCGACGCCGACAACGTTTACATCACGCTGTCGGCGCGCACGATGAACCCGACGATCCGGATCCTCGCGCGCGGCGAGTCGGAAGCCGGACTACAGCATCTGCGGATGGCCGGGGCGGACGTGGTAATCTCGGCTTATCAGTGGGCCGGGATGCGGCTGGCGGCGAGCATCCTGCGCCCGTCGGTGGTCGATTTCCTCGAGCTGTCGATTCCAGGGCGCGGGGCCGAGATCGATCTCGAAGAGGTGCGGGTGGCGGCCGGCAGCACGCTCATCGGCCAGCCGATCTCGGCGGTCGAACGCAGCGCGCCGCGCCTGCGGATAATCGCGCTCAAACGCGGCAACGAGCCGACCGCGCTGATTCCCGATCCTGCCACCCGCATCGCGGCCGGCGATTTCCTTGTCGCCATCGGCGACCGCGAAACCCTGCGCCGGCTCGCCTGA